The sequence below is a genomic window from Paenibacillus sp. DCT19.
ATTGAGTTCAGATGTACACAATGGACAGACTTCCGGAGGGGAGTTTACCCATTTTAATGAACAGGGACGGGCTCGAATGGTTGATATTTCGGGCAAGGAGGCGACCGTTCGTAAAGCAGTGGCGGTGTCCAAAGTAACGATGCAACCAACTACGCTTGAAGCGATTCGTGAAGGACGCATTGGTAAAGGAGACGTATTGGCTGTTGCTCAAATCGCAGGTATCCAAGGGGCTAAGAAAACGTCAGACTGGATTCCGATGTGCCATCCTCTTGCACTTACAGGTGTAGATATCCGTTTTCACGACAACGGTGTGGATGAGATACAGATTGAAGCAACGGTTAAAACCGAAGGTAAGACTGGGGTCGAGATGGAGGCACTTACGGCAGCCTCGGCTGCGGCGCTAACGATCTATGACATGTGTAAAGCCTTGCAAAAAGATATGATTATCGGTCCGACCATGCTGCAATCCAAAAGTGGTGGAAAAAACGGGGATTTCAATCGTTAAGTGCGTGTTCAAAAGCGGACTTTTTGAACTACCTCTTAAACGGACATTTATTTTCATAAAGGAGA
It includes:
- the moaC gene encoding cyclic pyranopterin monophosphate synthase MoaC translates to MVLSSDVHNGQTSGGEFTHFNEQGRARMVDISGKEATVRKAVAVSKVTMQPTTLEAIREGRIGKGDVLAVAQIAGIQGAKKTSDWIPMCHPLALTGVDIRFHDNGVDEIQIEATVKTEGKTGVEMEALTAASAAALTIYDMCKALQKDMIIGPTMLQSKSGGKNGDFNR